Genomic window (Nicotiana sylvestris chromosome 7, ASM39365v2, whole genome shotgun sequence):
CTAGAATAGGGCAGTGCCGGCTCAAGGGCCAAGCGACTGAAGCGGATGCTTTAGGCCCCCAAATCTTTTAGGCCCCTAATTATTAAAAGTAGGTCTTatgtgttaatttttttttttcaaaaaatatttaataattcaATGAAAAATTTAAAATCTAAAGAATTGTTTGTTATGTAATTGAAAGTGactatatatacatttttggtaATGTACATatataatccaaattatttttattctctttttcatTCTCATAAAAATACCTTGTATTTTAGGTTCTCTATTCTTTTCCCTTTTAAGCTATCTATTCTCATAAAAACAAGTGTTGAAGGGCATTGAATTAATCAAATTGCATGTTTTCTTCATTCTTTCTCGAGTTGTTAGGCATTGCAGCAAGCAAACCGACAATGAAAGTTTGTTTTAATATTAAGTTACAACTTCTAGAGTCAATTTTATTATATTGTTCTAACTTGttattctcttttctttctttttttaatttgaaatttgTTATTATCTTTTTATATTTTACTTTGTAGGTTTATATTGCTTTTTATACGATTAATTATAAATATATCAACTAGAAAGTATGAATCATGTAATTACTCAAAAttcataaaaaggaaaaaaatgaaacTTTAATGCAACATCATAACGGAGCTCTTGATAAATTTTTAATcgacaataaaaaataaattaaaaaataataagattGCTCTTTAGAATATGAACAAGTCACTAAGTTGATTGGAAGTGCATACGTGaaaggaaataataaaaaatataagaacTTTGCATCTAAAAATACTACAAAATATAAACTTTGTATAATGTACGAAACTTTTGTAATAAAATATTAAGGCCTCTAAttaaagtttggctttaggccacctAGTAACTTGAGCCGCCACTGGAATAGGGCAAGTTATATGCCTAGTTTATAAGATTGAGACATGTAGCTGGTTATACGCATGATTGATTCAGCGAAATGGCCCACTCAAACTCATTTTCTTGGATTTTCACGTTAGAAGTTGGTTTTCCCTAGTGGCGGACTGCATGATCTTTTATTTAAGAAAACTGCTTATAAATTAGCATTCATCCTTCTTAGAAGGAATTGAATTGGACAAGAAGTTCTAGTTATGCATAAAAAAATCATTGCCCTCTTATTGAGGGATAAAATTGGCAGTTGAGGAAAACCCTGAAGTTCTTTCACCTTTGAGTTTCTAAGTTGTGATGGTCCtttaagtttgtttttttttttttttttaatctgtcAAGTTGTTTAGTTTTTTTGACAGCCTCTTCTAGCTTAAACTGCTTACCTAACATCCGGCGTTTACTCTACTTCTGCTTCTTTTGTTGTGAAGATAGTTTCTTGTTTGTATATAGTAAAGATTGACAGCTTCTTTTTTCCCTTGCTAGGATCTTGATGAGTTTAAGACTATTCTCAAGCCACGCCTAAAGTTAATAGTTCAAAATGATGAACGGGAGTGGTTCATCATCTTCGTATCTAAAGCGCCATCTCACAATGATCAGGCTACCAAGATGGCGAAAAAAGTATATGCAAAACTTGAAGTTGATTTTAGCTCCAAGAAGAGAGAAAGGTGCCTCTGCTGCTAATTATATGAGTACTGATTTTGCAATTAATAAGTGTGCTGATTCATTGCCACTCATGCATCTCAAATTGTTTTACAAAGGAGTCTGTTGGGTTGTTATTCAATGTCCCGACTTCTCTTTCTTTCCAGAAGAAATCGACTGAATGGGAAACTTTAAAGAATATTTTATTGAGCATTAGAGCAATTTTTTATCAGTAAAGATTTATATTAATAATAAAAACCAGCAAAATTGACCATTACAGCAACTTGCAAGAGGTACAGGGATCCTACACCTGATCTCCATCTTAATTCTTACTTCTTCCAGTCAATAGAAACCATTAGTGCATCTTCTTTCTGGATATCATCACCAAGGACGGTTACTTTGTGGTACTAAAAAGAAGGCTAATTAGAATAGTTATCATTCTTCCGCTCATGTATTTTGGTATTATGCTACCATTTCATTTGACAAGTTGTCATACTGCTAACTTTCACTGCATGTGGTCTATATTATCTGCCTCGAGTTAAATTAGTATTTTCTTCAGATCTCTATGATACTCATCCAGTTAAAGCATTGAGTTAAATGACATATTAAAATTATGTGAAATCAGAAAGACGTAGACCGAAGTTTACCCaactattattttgtttctttttgaatAATTTTTTAACAGCCAAAATATATTCTCTCTCAAACCTATTTGGATATGTTGTATAGATGTTGCAAACTAGATTTTCATGGACCTGATACAAATTTCTGGGATGACTTGGAAGCTAAGATAATGGAATGCATCAGAAATACACTTGATAGACGCGTTCAGTTTTATGAAGAGGAAATACGGAAGCTCAGTGAACAGCGCTTCATGCCTGTGTGGAACTTCTGTAACTTCTTCATTTTGAAGGTAATAATGTTGAGAAATATACCTTCCCTCCTTAACGAAATGGTTAAAATAGTTCTTCATCATTAGTAGGATTGTCATATGCTAGTACCTGGTTTTACAAATATAGAGAAGTTTCATCTTTTAGCAATCTATACATGATTTCAAAGATGGCCTGTTTGGAAGGCATTTTAGTGCGATACATCTTCTGTTGCTGATTATAACAGTTAGTAATGAGTTAGTTTTATGCTTTATAACAGGTAGCAGGTTAGGTCTGGATAATCTAAGTTTAGTAGGTTAGCTTTTGATAGTCTAAGTGAATATATTATGCTTATGTGGAGTTGCCTCAAACTATTGCATTGTTTGCTCAGCATTAGATTTGTGTCAGGAGGATCCATGTTCTAGAATTTCTAGTAACAATTTTCTCTCATTTAACAGGAAAGCCTGGCTTTTATGTTTGAGATTGCTCATCTCCATGAAGATGCATTACGTGAATATGATGAACTAGAACTCTGCTACTTGGAAACAGGTGCTTAATGGTTGACTCTTAATCTTCAAGATGGATCAATGCTAATTGTTTAAATTCACTGCTGAAACATAGTCGTCCTTCTCGTTTGATTTAAACCTCTTTACTTAGCCATCTTTACAAGTCTACCTCCTTTTTTATTGTGCTATCGGATTTTAAAGGAAGCAGCATTTCTATTtcaatttctctcttttttttaatcaGGTAAGAGCATTTCTATTTCAACTAACTTTCTTCCTCTATtagttatttttgttgttgttcaaAATTGAGTAGATTGAGGAATTCTTGACTGACAATTTCAATTACTTGTCCAAGACAAAAGGATGGGCCGTGTGAAAATATATTTGTGCATCATAAACATATCTTTCTACTGTCAATTCCCCCGAAAGTCTGAAACTCTTTTGGACTTTGTTAGCTCCTTGACTTTAGACTAGGCCTTTAGTAATAGAGATaactttgtcttttttcttttccttgctctgtaaattttgcatcttcttgatgcctttTTATTGAAATCAATTACCTTGTCAAAAAGCATAGTCTACTTGTTTCCATGTGTAGCTTTAAAACATCTCAATGTTATCTAGAAGAACGAGGTCCTTTTGGCACAGTTTACAAGGATTGCTGGCAAGTTTTACTTTCTTCCATTTGATGCTTGTTTGTTAGTTGACATTGTTCTATTCTGTAGCCCAGGAGTGTCTAGTGATTGGTGTAATTGAATAGCTTTTGTGCTTAATTGCTAATTTTGTTCCTACTATTTAGTAGGTGACCTTAGTTCTCAATAAAATACAACTTTATCAACAGAGAAGCATATCTCCACCATGTGCATAGTCCGTATGGTGTCTGTCTGTCAATCAAAGTTTGAAATAGATTGCCTCGATCAAGAGATTCTTTTTCCTTAAGAAATGTCGTAATTGAGAAATCCTCAAATATCTCTGTTAACCCTGAAAGGATCTCTAATTTCTCTACGGAGTTTGTCAAACCTATGTATATGTGAATTTGCATTATGTCCTACGATCTCAGTGCTCTTCATAAGTTATAGAACCAAAGATGCTTGCAGACAATCCTTACTTTATTACGATTGGTTCCAGTCCAGTAGTTCTTTTGACAGAAGATACTTTTATAGTTCCTGATTCTGATTTTTACTAGTACTTCGTAACAATGAAGATTGGCGTGAAAGAAGAAATGCTAAATCAATTTAATTTGATGACATAAGATCATCAGTGTCCTTTCTTTCTCATCCCTGAGGTCTGTACAATGAGAAACCACTGTGATAGTCTACTGATTTCTGTTATGCTTTGAAGTGTAGTATTTAGGCTAACTTGATTTGCTCTAATAGTCTGATGGTTTCTGGTTATGAAGATTGCTAAAGCTGATAACTGACCCGATCTTCATCTCACATATTGAATAGTGAATATGACTGGGAAACAGAGGGACTTTGGAGGAATGGACAGCGAAGATGATCAGGCGGCATTGCTCAACCCAGGAAAAAAAGCACTTAACCAGATTGTTCAGGATGATTCTTTTAGGGAATTTGACTTCAGGCAGTATCTATTTGCCTGCCAATCAAAGGTGAGTATGGAAAGACCTATGATTAAAATAGGCTAGTTTCTGCACAAGGTAAATCTCTTTAATTATTCAGTCGGAGGAAAGATACATACTGCATTCTCTTGCTTTCATCGTCCTTCTCTCTGTTGTGACATGCCAAAAATGTTGCCCCAACAAAAGATGAAAGGAACTCAAGTGCAATTTCTAGTAATGCTCCAATATGTAAATTTTTGGAACTGACATAGTTGCTCCGAGACTTGCAACCCTAGCAAGTGAAATCAATTTGCTCATTCCTAATCCATCACGTGCATTTTGAAAGAGGATTATAGAAATTAGAAGAGGAAGTTCAGCTGATTAACCTGCTAGGGAATTTTATGACTTCAATTTTGGGCGGATTCGTATCTGTTACTAGATCTTTTGATACTTCTTCAGTCTTCCTTGTACTTCTCCACGGTCCCGCAACATGATAAAGCTGTCAATGGATCAGCAAAGCAACAATATTGTATTAGCCATATGATGCCCTCATGTATGAGCACTCTTACAATGATGAGGATCCCTCATGGCTTTAACTGGATGAGTACAACAGCTTTTCCCCCAAATTTCTGGAAATTAGTGTTTTCTTGAGTCTCTGTGTATGTTATTGCTATAGCTGAAGACATTCAGATTTTTTGTGGTTGAAAAAGATAATGGAAATTCTATGTGAACCATACTTTCTCATTTTGTAGTACGGGTTGTTTCCAACTGTAGTAGCTGCCTCGTTCTACTTTCATGTTTAGCATAATTCCATGATCCTGATAAGTGATAATACTCTAGCAAATTCTTGTAGCTCGAAAAAATATAAAACTTATCAGATATCTACTGAGGGAGGATAAGTTCTAAATATGTTCCTCATTTTTCATCTGCACCTTTATGAAGAGCATTTAGTGGCTAAATAATTCTCACCGGTGCTCAACTTTGAGGAAATGTCTTTGTTAGTTTTAGGAAGCGATTAGCATTTAAAGGTATGAATTCTTCTCCAGTTTAATTGTTTGGTTGGGTTTCGCGTGTCACATTTATTACTTATTCTTTGCAGCTATTGAAATACCTTTTTGGCTACTGTTCTGCCGTTTATATGTTCAGAACACTAATTGGAATAGAAAGATACTGCAATATGAAAGATTGTATCATGCTCCTAAGTTCAACCCCCTGGAACCCAATAAATGATTAAAGcaaaaaagaagtaagaagatAGAAAGAGCTGACATCACTTTTCTTAGCGCCTGTATTATCTTAAGCATCTGTCTGATGATGTTTAATCACGACTTATTTTTCCATTAATACCTGCAGCTTCTCTTTAAGCTGAGTCGACCATTTGAAGTAGCATCGAGGGGGCATTCATTTATTATTAGCTTCTCAAAGGCGTTAGCCCTTCATGAGGTAATGAGACATTCTCTTCTACCTGCTTCATCATTTCTATTACCTGAGAGGATtgaattcttttttttaaaaaacttcaaatcctctttttatttttcatttcgaTCCTTTTGCGTTAAAAGACAACTTAATTACCAGTGTTAGAATGAAATGGGTCTGAATAGCGTGGAACATATATAAATGATTCATTTAGCTCCATCTATATTGGGATTGAGGTGTAGCTGATTAATTGATATTTCATATGCGCTTCTCTTTGTTCCAGAGTATATTACCCTTCTGCATGCGCGAGGTATGGGTTATAACCGGTTCCTTGGCTTTAATCACCGCAACTGCTTCTGAATATAAAGATGAACAACTGGCGGCTGACATTGAGAAAGAGTTTTACCGTGTTCAGGGGGACCTTTATTCTTTATGCCGTACTAAGGTAAACTAAGCTATGCCTCAGAGGTATCATCTTTTGTGGTCAAATGTATCTACTGAAGACTAACCTTAATCCTGACCATCCTATGCAAAATTATTGTCTGATGATTTTTGAAATGCTCGTCACGTGTATGCAGCTTGGGCTGCCATTTTGCTCAAATTTTCAAATAATTTTGATTCTTGACTCAGTTGCTGTTCCTTTAGCTTACATATAACAGATTACTATCTGCCTTCCACTGAAAGCTTGTAATGGTTGTGGCAGTTCATGCGGCTGGCATATTTAATTGGTTATGGATTACATATTGAAAGAAGTCCTGTGAACAGGTAATCATGCTGTTTGCTCTAGACAACACCTTTTTTGTATTGGCACAGTTTTTTGAACCAACCATCCTAAAGGAGGATAATCCTAGTCATACAATAAAGGCTGATTAATTTAATGAAAAACTTATGTCATTATCTGGAATTTTTGGATCCGTTGGTAAAGATGTAATAGGGTGCTCTTTGTAGGTGCTGTCTGCTCTGTTTTGTACTCTTGATACACTTTTCATTAATAATACTTTACCTTATCATCTTTTTTAATGATAGTTTACGTATATTTGCATTCTTTTGAGCAGTGCTTCACTTAGCATGCTGCCTTGGCCTAAGCCAGCAGTTTGGCCTTCTCTTCCACCCGATGCTTCATCTGAGGTTCTTGTGAAAGAAAAGGTGCGTTTTTACTCACGGTATCATGGAATAGAAGTCAAAAAGCATGCCCATTTGAAAGCATACCATTCTTTTGGTGTGTGGAGAATGCATGAGGAGAACTGGTTTTCTTCTATAGCTATTGCCTAGCTGAAAATTTTATAATAATGATATGCAGGAAAAGGTGTCTGGTTTGTAAAGTTAAAATCCTCCTTTCTCATCAACTGTCAGACGTTGAAAGAAGGACTCATCCTGTAGGGTAAAAGATAAGCTTAGGAATGAATATGTTGCATATAGGCAACCTACTGACATATACGAACTAAAAAATAAGCAACTAAAAAAGCTAGAGGTTTGACGAATCATTGTAGTACACAAATAGCTAATAATACTTGAGTTGTAAGTAGATGAGATAAAATTTATAGCTAATATTACTTGAGTTGTAAGTAGATGAGATAAAATTTTCATGTTCTGACCTTCAATCTAAGTTCATGGTGCCATTGGCAGGGTGAACACTTTTATAATAGACTAACTGACATGAATATTTGAGTTTTCTCTTGGGTACCTGCATTCCCCTGTTAATCATATTGTTCCTTGGCCCATTTCAAAATTTCAAAGGTCTGCTTAGCCAGCAATAATGGGTCAAATATCACTTTTTGATCATttgcatttatgttttcagtTGAGATGCCTTCTGATACCCTTGGCCACTATTTCTTTGCAGATGATATTTCAAGAAAGTCCGCGGGTTAAGCATTTTGGTATTCAGAGGAAGCCTTTGCCTCTAGAACCATCCGTACTTTTGCGGGAAGCAAATCGCAGAAGAGCTTCTCTTTCTGCTGGGAATgtgtttgaaatgtttgatggacATCCAAATGCAATTGATGGGTAATGGAGATTGATTAAGATGAATTCTTTATTTGTACTTTTTGTTCAAGTGCATTTGTATACTTAACAAGGTAAATGTTGGTGGGTGATAGGCTGTTTTGAGATTATCAGTTCCCATGATTTGAAAACTTTAGAAGTTTGATACTTTTGCTATATTTGCTTAGGAAGCAACAAGCTTATGGCACCACTTTGACTTCTTGACTCTTAATGCATTTCTGCTTTTACTCATCACCGTTGTGCAGTTGAAAATTGCTCTCTTTTAAAAAACAGCAACATATTGAACAATCAGTAAGGTGAATAAACACTGCTATCAACCACACACGTGCTATTTTGAGGGAATCAGTAAGTACTAATGGAGGATATTCAACTTAAGTAGACTATTTTAGCTGATTTCAGGGTGTAATTATTATATGGATGCATGGACAAAGATTATGGTTTACGTCAGTGTAAGTATGTTTGATTAGTCCAAGAATTATTTCGTGAGAACATCATTAACAGAAAGCAGGGCACATAAAAAGGGATGACTGGCCTATATCGTTTTCATGAATTTCTTTTCTGGTCTTTTAACTAAGGATGTTTTCGTGAGGCTGTATCGTAAAAAACTGAAAATTAAATTAGAACATTGGTGTTAGTTTCTCCCAGAGGCTTCAAATTTTCATACTCCATTAAAAAGAATGAATTTATTTCCCTTTTAGTCCGtttaaaaaagaatgacccctttctaaatttggaaacaatgtAACTTCAAACTtttcattttacccttaatgagatgatCTATCTCCACATAAATATCTATGGATTGTttgaccacaagtttcaaaagtcttctattctttcttaaactctgtgcccagtcaactaggttttctttttgaaatggagggagtatgtTTTATTTTGAACCTCGAAGGCTGAGCTCTAACCTTGTCGTCATCTGCTGACAGCTCAGGTTCAATGTCCTCACCAGCAAAAGCACAGTTGATATCAATGTCTAGAACTAACTCTTCGCCTGGAAACTTTGAGAGCTCAATTGGCCGGCCTTTGAGGCTTTCAGAAATTTGTGTTGCTGCTGAGCATGGTTTGCGGAGTACAATTTCTGACACAGAACTGTGGAAATCATTGTCTTCTGTCCAGGAATTTGAGGTACCTATCTTCTCTAAGGACTATATATGTACCTGTGAATAGGAATGGTACTTTGAAATAGAGTTATGTATACTACTTGTTAGCAGGCATGATACTTCAAGTTTGAGTTCTGCATAAATCTTTTTTGATTGCCGTGAATTGGAGACCTTGACATTCGTTATTCAGCAGCAAATTGATTTTGCGTCTTTATGTAGAATCATGTTTTTTTAATCTTCCTCATTCCTTAATGCAATTCTAATAATTTTTATTCTTAGGAAAAATACCTGGAGCTGTCAAAAGGTGCTGCCAACAATTATCATCGTTCATGGTGGAAGAGGCATGGAGTTGTACTTGATGGTGAAATTGCAGCTGTCTTCCATAAGAACGGAAATTATGATCTTGCTGCAAAATTGTATGAAAAGGTTTGTGCTCTTTATTCTGGTGAAGGATGGCAAAATCTTTTGGCTGAGGTCCTTCCCAATTTAGCTGAGTGCCAAAAGGAACTTGGTGATCAAGCCGGCTATCTATCTTCATGTGTGAGATTGCTCTCATTGGATAAAGGATTGTTCTCCAGCAAGGAACGTCAAGCATTTCAGTCTGAAGTTGTTCGTCTTGCTCATAGTGAGATGGAGCACACTGTGCCTCTAGATGTGTCCTCACTGATAACATTTTCTGGCAATCCTGGACCACCGCTGCAGCTTTGTGATGGCGATCCTGGTACCCTCTCTGTCACTGTATGGAGTGGATTTCCTGATGACATTACTCTTGAATCACTTAGTCTCACTCTCACAGCCACAACTAATACCGATGAGGGTGTTAAGGTAATCTGTTTGACTCACTGTTGCTTTTTCTCTAGTAGTTTTTAGAAAGTGAGTATTCTAGTGTAATAAGTCTGAATTTTTATCCTCAGGCAATAAAAAGATCCGGTGCTACGATATTAAAGCCGGGAAGGAATATAATCATGGTCAATTTACCTCCGCAAAGACCTGGTTCTTATGTTTTGGGGGTTCTTACAGGGAAAATCGGCCTACTCAGTTTTAGATCTCACAGCTTTTCAAAGGGTGCTCCTGCAGATAGTGATGATTTTATGAGTTATGAGAAGCCAACAAGGCCAATCTTAAAGGTAATTTATCTGTCATATATATGGGAGAGAAAAAAATGAATTGTGAAGGCTGTGATGTGTATTCCAAAAGGATAGAGAATCATCCTTCGCTTCTATCCTCAAATATTCTTAGTGATTCTTTTGTATGCAAATGATCTACTATTATACATAATGATCATCTGAAAGGCATTCAATATTTCTTTAACTTTTTTGAAAGGTGTTCAAGCCGAGGTCTCTGGTCGATCTTACTGCTGCTATTTCATCTGCTTTATTGATGAATGAACCTCAGTGGGTTGGAATAATTGTGAAGCCAATTAATTACTCTCTTAAGGGTGCAATTCTGCACATAGACACTGGTCCTGGGTTGACTATTGAAAATTCGCTTAAGATTGAAATTGAGAGTCACATGAATGGGCACCCAGATGAGTCAGATCATTCTGAAGGTTCTAAAGATGACAGATCTCCAGCTGCTCCAGAAGTAAAGCAAATGTCTCTTCACGATGGAATTATTGAGCTGCCTGATTGGGCAAGCAACATAACTTCTGTTTTGTGGATCCCTGTACGTGCTACCAGTGAGGGACTTCCTAAAGGCGCTCCTGCAGGTGATGATTAATAACCTAGTGGTGGTTCAAACAGCATAATCATGGCTCCTTAAATCTGTTTTTTTCCACTGTCTAAACACCTGCTTTACCTATCAGGTGCAGTTGTTCCCCAGAGACAGAACCTAGTGGAGGGATTAAGAACAATAGCTTTGAAACTTGAATTTGGGGTGTCGCGGAACCAAATATTTGAAAGGTTAGCTTCACTTTTTCATTTCATATGTGTATTCTTGTTAGTGAAACTAATCTGGAATCTATCTCTTTGCAGGACAATTGCAGTGCACTTCACTGACCCCTTTTCTGTAAGTACACGAGTTACGGACAAAAGCACTGATGGTAAACTGCTTTTGCAGGTAATCTTTTATGTCTCCTTTGTTTCGCggttttttgggggggggggagggaggggGGTTGGAGGTGTTTCAGTTTCAGGCTAGAGTAGTCATTTGTGTTTCAGTTTCAGGCTAGAGTAGTCATTTGTGTTTCAGTTTCAGGCTAGAGTAGTCATTCTTTCTGTCGAATGGTGGTTCTTTATAATTATTTTGGACGGCTGAATTATGTAATAGAAATAGAGAAGAAGAATAAATGGGCTTCAAGAGAAGAAAAGACGTAGAGGATGCAAGAACCCCTCTGAGTTTGCATCCTTTGTGTTAGGAGGAATATTTCCAGTTTTATAGTCAGTTTTCCCTTGGGTTACACTACCTGGAAATGCAGGCGCTTGTCTCTGTTGTCTGGAGTTGTGTTTTACGGAATTGTCATTGCAGATTCAGGAAATTGCATGACCTGCATGAATGCCAACTTACTCATGGTTGTTATTGTTTCATGCTTTTGTCTAGGTGATACTGCAATCACAAGTACAAGCTACATTGACCATCTACGACTCTTGGCTTGATCTTCAAGAAGGCTTTGCTCACACTGGAAATGGTGATAAAAGGCCAATCTCTGGCTTCTTCCCCCTAGTGATCTCTCCCAAATCTAGAGCTGGAATTCTCTTCAGTATATGCCTGGGGACTACacca
Coding sequences:
- the LOC104220750 gene encoding trafficking protein particle complex II-specific subunit 130 homolog isoform X2; amino-acid sequence: MANFLAQFQSIKNTCDHVVIAVEDVSDLWPLVKKGFEDHLPFKKAFLNNKTRNPVLVDELPAEYILTTDSRLRSRFPQEQSLFWFREPYATVVLVSCEDLDEFKTILKPRLKLIVQNDEREWFIIFVSKAPSHNDQATKMAKKVYAKLEVDFSSKKRERCCKLDFHGPDTNFWDDLEAKIMECIRNTLDRRVQFYEEEIRKLSEQRFMPVWNFCNFFILKESLAFMFEIAHLHEDALREYDELELCYLETVNMTGKQRDFGGMDSEDDQAALLNPGKKALNQIVQDDSFREFDFRQYLFACQSKLLFKLSRPFEVASRGHSFIISFSKALALHESILPFCMREVWVITGSLALITATASEYKDEQLAADIEKEFYRVQGDLYSLCRTKFMRLAYLIGYGLHIERSPVNSASLSMLPWPKPAVWPSLPPDASSEVLVKEKMIFQESPRVKHFGIQRKPLPLEPSVLLREANRRRASLSAGNVFEMFDGHPNAIDGSGSMSSPAKAQLISMSRTNSSPGNFESSIGRPLRLSEICVAAEHGLRSTISDTELWKSLSSVQEFEEKYLELSKGAANNYHRSWWKRHGVVLDGEIAAVFHKNGNYDLAAKLYEKVCALYSGEGWQNLLAEVLPNLAECQKELGDQAGYLSSCVRLLSLDKGLFSSKERQAFQSEVVRLAHSEMEHTVPLDVSSLITFSGNPGPPLQLCDGDPGTLSVTVWSGFPDDITLESLSLTLTATTNTDEGVKAIKRSGATILKPGRNIIMVNLPPQRPGSYVLGVLTGKIGLLSFRSHSFSKGAPADSDDFMSYEKPTRPILKVFKPRSLVDLTAAISSALLMNEPQWVGIIVKPINYSLKGAILHIDTGPGLTIENSLKIEIESHMNGHPDESDHSEGSKDDRSPAAPEVKQMSLHDGIIELPDWASNITSVLWIPVRATSEGLPKGAPAGAVVPQRQNLVEGLRTIALKLEFGVSRNQIFERTIAVHFTDPFSVSTRVTDKSTDGKLLLQVILQSQVQATLTIYDSWLDLQEGFAHTGNGDKRPISGFFPLVISPKSRAGILFSICLGTTPVEVSAILGKSWTALIPDLISYRPKAEKKIKYLLESTRDYSFMDS
- the LOC104220750 gene encoding trafficking protein particle complex II-specific subunit 130 homolog isoform X1, which gives rise to MANFLAQFQSIKNTCDHVVIAVEDVSDLWPLVKKGFEDHLPFKKAFLNNKTRNPVLVDELPAEYILTTDSRLRSRFPQEQSLFWFREPYATVVLVSCEDLDEFKTILKPRLKLIVQNDEREWFIIFVSKAPSHNDQATKMAKKVYAKLEVDFSSKKRERCCKLDFHGPDTNFWDDLEAKIMECIRNTLDRRVQFYEEEIRKLSEQRFMPVWNFCNFFILKESLAFMFEIAHLHEDALREYDELELCYLETVNMTGKQRDFGGMDSEDDQAALLNPGKKALNQIVQDDSFREFDFRQYLFACQSKLLFKLSRPFEVASRGHSFIISFSKALALHESILPFCMREVWVITGSLALITATASEYKDEQLAADIEKEFYRVQGDLYSLCRTKFMRLAYLIGYGLHIERSPVNSASLSMLPWPKPAVWPSLPPDASSEVLVKEKMIFQESPRVKHFGIQRKPLPLEPSVLLREANRRRASLSAGNVFEMFDGHPNAIDGSGSMSSPAKAQLISMSRTNSSPGNFESSIGRPLRLSEICVAAEHGLRSTISDTELWKSLSSVQEFEEKYLELSKGAANNYHRSWWKRHGVVLDGEIAAVFHKNGNYDLAAKLYEKVCALYSGEGWQNLLAEVLPNLAECQKELGDQAGYLSSCVRLLSLDKGLFSSKERQAFQSEVVRLAHSEMEHTVPLDVSSLITFSGNPGPPLQLCDGDPGTLSVTVWSGFPDDITLESLSLTLTATTNTDEGVKAIKRSGATILKPGRNIIMVNLPPQRPGSYVLGVLTGKIGLLSFRSHSFSKGAPADSDDFMSYEKPTRPILKVFKPRSLVDLTAAISSALLMNEPQWVGIIVKPINYSLKGAILHIDTGPGLTIENSLKIEIESHMNGHPDESDHSEGSKDDRSPAAPEVKQMSLHDGIIELPDWASNITSVLWIPVRATSEGLPKGAPAGAVVPQRQNLVEGLRTIALKLEFGVSRNQIFERTIAVHFTDPFSVSTRVTDKSTDGKLLLQVILQSQVQATLTIYDSWLDLQEGFAHTGNGDKRPISGFFPLVISPKSRAGILFSICLGTTPVEEGAEIVCPESILNIRFGILGNRAAGAHDLNAEEPIRPDGSTQSLIFKSSLLLQRPVLDPCFAVGFLPLSSTGLQVGQLVSMRWRVERLKSLEKCAASENNDDVLYEVHANSDHWMIAGRKRGHVCLSTKQGSRITIAVLCLPLVAGYVRPPQLGLPNVDKANICCNPPSPHLVCVFPPALSSSFCIPA